One window from the genome of Pandoraea fibrosis encodes:
- the recG gene encoding ATP-dependent DNA helicase RecG, protein MTERRMPATAPDDAPADLVDLADAAGAQADAASRPAAKRARRTSAETDTPTGAHASEPEPKSAKSGKTAKSSQSAKSAKDAKPAARKTAGSATVDKLAKLGLKRDIDLILHLPMRYEDETTLRKIGDVLPSELAQVEGVVTASEVAYRPRRQWVVRIADDGHELVLRFLNFYGSQQKQLAIGTRVRVRGEVRGGFFGLEMVHPAYRVVQDAAAPLPESLTPVYPSAAGLSQAYLRKAIHNAMERTPLPELLPTGLLQRAIGPDHPLPALADAVRLLHAPPPNVSETALIERSHPAWLRIKCEELLAQQLSLKRAQAARRRLAAPSFGKPVPGGLLQRFEAALPFRLTGAQQRVWAEIQTDLAEPHPMQRLLQGDVGSGKTIIAALAAAQAIDAGFQAAIMAPTEILAEQHLRKLSAWLTPLGVEVAWLAGSMKAKEKREALARVASGEAQLVIGTHAIIQDTVTFARLGMAVVDEQHRFGVAQRLALRSKMQTAGMGANAMPHQLMMSATPIPRTLAMTYYADLDVSVIDELPPGRSPVVTKLISDTRRPEVIDRVRAAALAGRQVYWVCPLIEESEALQLQTAVDTHTQLVAALPELRVGLVHGRLSPAEKAAVMDDFTRGDTHLLVATTVIEVGVDVPNASLMVIEHAERFGLAQLHQLRGRVGRGSAESVCLLMYASPLSMGAKARLQTMRETTDGFVIARRDLEIRGPGEFLGARQSGAAMLRFVDLNEDAWLIPGAQEAADVLLKSHPGAVAAHLERWLGAREDYLKA, encoded by the coding sequence ATGACCGAACGCAGAATGCCCGCCACCGCGCCTGACGACGCCCCTGCCGACCTCGTGGATCTTGCCGATGCCGCAGGCGCACAGGCAGATGCCGCGTCCCGCCCCGCTGCGAAACGCGCGCGGCGCACGTCCGCCGAGACTGACACGCCAACCGGCGCGCACGCTTCCGAGCCCGAGCCCAAGTCCGCCAAGTCGGGAAAGACGGCGAAGTCTTCCCAATCCGCCAAATCCGCAAAAGACGCCAAGCCCGCCGCACGCAAGACGGCTGGCTCCGCCACGGTCGACAAGCTCGCCAAACTGGGTCTGAAGCGCGACATCGACCTGATCCTGCATCTGCCGATGCGCTACGAGGATGAAACCACGCTGCGCAAGATCGGCGACGTGCTGCCCAGCGAACTGGCGCAGGTCGAAGGCGTGGTCACGGCGAGCGAAGTGGCGTACCGGCCGCGCCGTCAGTGGGTAGTACGCATCGCGGACGACGGCCACGAGCTCGTGCTGCGTTTTCTGAATTTCTACGGCAGCCAGCAGAAGCAACTCGCCATTGGCACGCGCGTGCGGGTGCGCGGCGAAGTGCGCGGCGGTTTTTTCGGACTGGAGATGGTGCACCCCGCGTACCGCGTAGTGCAGGACGCTGCGGCGCCGCTTCCCGAATCCCTCACGCCGGTGTATCCGAGCGCGGCTGGCTTGTCGCAGGCCTATCTGCGCAAGGCGATTCACAACGCCATGGAGCGCACCCCGTTGCCGGAGTTGTTGCCGACGGGGCTGCTTCAGCGCGCCATCGGCCCTGACCATCCCCTCCCGGCGCTGGCCGATGCCGTGCGGCTGTTGCACGCGCCGCCCCCTAACGTGTCGGAGACGGCGCTCATCGAGCGTTCGCATCCGGCATGGTTGCGCATCAAGTGCGAGGAACTGCTCGCGCAGCAACTGTCGCTCAAGCGGGCGCAGGCGGCGCGCCGGCGTCTCGCGGCGCCGTCCTTCGGCAAGCCCGTGCCGGGCGGTTTGCTCCAGCGTTTCGAAGCTGCGTTGCCGTTTCGTCTGACGGGCGCGCAGCAACGCGTGTGGGCAGAAATTCAGACCGATCTGGCCGAACCGCATCCGATGCAGCGTCTGTTGCAGGGCGACGTGGGCAGTGGCAAGACGATCATCGCGGCGCTGGCCGCGGCGCAGGCGATCGACGCCGGCTTTCAGGCGGCGATCATGGCGCCGACCGAAATCCTCGCGGAACAGCATCTGCGCAAGCTCTCGGCGTGGCTCACGCCGTTGGGCGTGGAGGTCGCATGGCTGGCCGGCAGCATGAAGGCCAAAGAGAAGCGCGAAGCGCTCGCGCGCGTGGCGAGCGGCGAGGCGCAACTCGTCATCGGCACGCACGCGATCATTCAGGACACGGTCACGTTCGCGCGTCTGGGCATGGCGGTCGTCGACGAACAGCACCGGTTCGGGGTGGCGCAACGTCTCGCCCTGCGCAGCAAGATGCAAACGGCGGGCATGGGGGCAAACGCCATGCCGCATCAATTGATGATGAGTGCGACGCCCATTCCGCGCACGCTCGCGATGACCTACTACGCCGATCTCGATGTCTCCGTGATCGACGAGTTGCCGCCGGGCCGCAGCCCGGTCGTCACGAAGCTGATCAGCGACACGCGCCGCCCCGAAGTGATCGATCGCGTTCGGGCGGCGGCGCTGGCCGGACGTCAGGTGTACTGGGTGTGTCCGTTGATCGAGGAAAGCGAGGCGCTGCAATTGCAGACGGCCGTCGACACCCACACCCAATTGGTCGCGGCGCTGCCCGAACTGCGCGTGGGACTCGTGCACGGACGTCTCTCCCCGGCAGAAAAAGCCGCCGTGATGGATGACTTCACGCGCGGCGACACCCATCTGCTGGTGGCGACCACTGTCATCGAAGTGGGCGTGGACGTGCCCAACGCGTCGCTCATGGTGATCGAACATGCGGAGCGCTTCGGACTTGCGCAATTGCACCAGTTAAGAGGACGCGTCGGGCGGGGCTCCGCAGAATCCGTTTGCCTGCTGATGTACGCGTCGCCATTGTCGATGGGCGCGAAGGCTCGCCTGCAAACGATGCGCGAGACGACCGACGGTTTCGTCATCGCGCGGCGCGATCTGGAAATCCGCGGGCCGGGTGAGTTTCTCGGGGCGCGGCAGTCGGGCGCGGCCATGCTGCGCTTCGTCGATCTGAATGAGGACGCGTGGTTGATTCCTGGGGCGCAGGAAGCGGCCGATGTGCTGCTGAAGTCCCATCCCGGCGCGGTGGCTGCGCATCTGGAGCGCTGGCTTGGGGCGCGGGAAGACTATCTGAAGGCGTGA
- the queA gene encoding tRNA preQ1(34) S-adenosylmethionine ribosyltransferase-isomerase QueA — MYTLSDFDFDLPPELIAQTALAERTASRLLEVDGSVTPPHLYDRHFADLPGLLAPGDLLVFNDTRVIKARLFGQKASGGKIEVLVERVIDNRTALAQIRASKSPAPGTVLRLADAFEVTVGERVEPFYTLHFPEDCYTLLETYGRLPLPPYIEHDADAADETRYQTVYARNPGAVAAPTAGLHFDDALFARLDALGVQRAALTLHVGAGTFQPVRVENIGEHKMHSEWYEITPSLVDAVAATRARGGRVIAVGTTSMRALESAAQATLAAGGAPGTLRAGSAETDIFITPGYRFQLVERLVTNFHLPKSTLLMLVSAFSGVETIRAAYRHAIEQRYRFFSYGDAMILSRETLRDAPQAAA, encoded by the coding sequence ATGTATACCCTTTCCGATTTCGATTTCGACCTGCCGCCCGAACTGATCGCGCAGACCGCTCTCGCCGAGCGCACGGCCAGCCGCTTGCTGGAGGTCGATGGCAGTGTCACGCCACCCCATCTGTACGACCGGCACTTCGCCGATCTGCCCGGCCTGCTCGCCCCCGGCGACCTGCTCGTGTTCAACGACACCCGTGTCATCAAGGCCCGTCTGTTCGGCCAGAAGGCGAGTGGAGGCAAGATCGAAGTGCTTGTCGAGCGCGTGATCGACAACCGCACCGCCCTCGCCCAGATCCGGGCGAGCAAGAGCCCGGCGCCCGGCACCGTGCTGCGTCTGGCCGATGCCTTCGAGGTGACGGTCGGCGAGCGCGTCGAGCCGTTCTATACGCTGCACTTCCCCGAAGACTGCTACACGCTGCTCGAAACCTACGGCCGCCTGCCGCTGCCGCCGTACATCGAGCACGACGCCGACGCCGCGGACGAAACGCGTTACCAGACCGTCTACGCCCGCAATCCGGGCGCCGTGGCCGCGCCGACGGCGGGCCTTCACTTCGACGACGCCCTCTTCGCCCGCCTCGACGCGCTGGGCGTGCAGCGCGCCGCGCTCACGCTGCATGTTGGCGCAGGCACGTTCCAGCCGGTGCGGGTCGAGAACATCGGCGAGCACAAGATGCATTCGGAGTGGTACGAGATCACGCCGTCACTGGTCGACGCCGTTGCCGCCACCCGCGCGCGCGGCGGACGTGTGATCGCGGTCGGCACGACATCGATGCGTGCGCTGGAGTCTGCGGCGCAGGCCACGCTGGCCGCCGGCGGCGCCCCGGGCACCTTGCGCGCCGGGAGCGCCGAGACGGACATCTTCATCACGCCGGGCTACCGTTTCCAGTTGGTCGAGCGTCTCGTCACCAACTTCCATTTGCCCAAATCGACGTTGCTCATGCTCGTCTCCGCATTCTCGGGTGTCGAGACGATCCGCGCGGCCTACCGCCACGCTATCGAGCAGCGCTATCGCTTCTTCAGCTACGGCGACGCCATGATTCTCTCGCGCGAGACGTTGCGCGACGCGCCGCAAGCCGCCGCCTGA
- a CDS encoding LysR substrate-binding domain-containing protein, translating to MTLTELKYIVAVARERHFGRAAEACFVSQPTLSVAIKKLEDELNVQIFERGAAEVSVTPLGEQIVAQAQRVLEQTIAIKEIAKQGRDPLAGPLRLGVIYTIGPYLLPALVKEMIETTAQMPLMLQENYTLKLIELLKQGEIDAAIMALPFPESGLMVRPLYDEPFVVALPRSHPWADRTQIDAGDLKQETMLLLGSGHCFRDHVLGVCPELMRFSQNADGIQKTFEGSSLETIRHMVASGVGITVLPKTSVPDTQAPDSLLRYVPFSAPVPDRRVVLAWRKSFTRLPAIEAVAQAIARCHLPGIIPLDLPATSN from the coding sequence ATGACCCTCACGGAACTCAAGTACATCGTGGCGGTGGCGCGTGAACGCCATTTCGGTCGCGCGGCGGAAGCCTGTTTCGTCAGCCAGCCGACGCTCTCGGTGGCCATCAAGAAGCTCGAAGACGAGCTGAACGTACAGATTTTTGAGCGTGGCGCGGCGGAAGTGAGCGTGACGCCCCTCGGCGAGCAGATCGTCGCCCAGGCGCAACGCGTGCTCGAGCAGACCATCGCCATCAAGGAAATTGCCAAGCAGGGGCGCGATCCGCTGGCCGGGCCGCTGCGTCTGGGCGTGATCTACACGATCGGGCCGTATCTGCTGCCCGCGCTCGTCAAAGAGATGATCGAGACTACGGCGCAGATGCCGCTCATGCTGCAAGAGAACTACACGCTCAAGCTCATCGAGTTGCTCAAGCAGGGCGAGATCGATGCCGCGATCATGGCGCTGCCGTTCCCCGAGAGCGGCCTGATGGTGCGTCCGCTATACGACGAGCCGTTCGTGGTGGCGCTGCCGCGCTCGCATCCATGGGCCGATCGCACGCAGATCGATGCCGGCGACCTCAAGCAAGAGACGATGCTTCTCCTCGGCAGCGGCCACTGCTTCCGCGATCATGTGCTCGGCGTGTGTCCGGAGCTGATGCGCTTCTCGCAGAACGCCGATGGCATCCAGAAGACGTTCGAGGGCTCGTCGCTCGAAACGATTCGCCATATGGTCGCAAGCGGTGTCGGAATTACTGTCCTGCCGAAGACGTCGGTGCCGGACACGCAGGCCCCCGACAGCTTGTTACGCTATGTGCCGTTCTCGGCCCCGGTGCCGGACCGTCGCGTCGTGCTGGCGTGGCGCAAGAGCTTCACGCGTCTGCCGGCCATCGAAGCGGTGGCTCAGGCCATTGCCCGCTGCCATCTGCCGGGCATCATCCCGCTCGATCTGCCGGCGACGTCGAACTGA
- the tgt gene encoding tRNA guanosine(34) transglycosylase Tgt, with protein sequence MLKFELITTDGQARRGRVTLNHGVVETPIFMPVGTYGSVKAMSPAELVENNAQIILGNTFHLWLRPGLETIAAHGGLHRFMGWDRPILTDSGGFQVFSLGELRKISEEGVKFASPVNGDRLFLSPEISMQIQHVLNSDIVMQFDECTPYEIDGRPATEVEAGQSMRMSLRWAKRSIDEFNRLENPNALFGIVQGGMYEHLRDESLAGLSELDFHGYAIGGLSVGEPKEDMMRVLEHVAPRLPANKPHYLMGVGTPEDLVAGVAAGVDMFDCVMPTRNARNGWLFTRFGDLKIRNASHKTDTRPLDETCGCYTCRNFSRAYLHHLQRAGEILGARLNTIHNLHYYLTLMQEIRDAIEAHRFDAFVAQFRADRARGVQ encoded by the coding sequence ATGCTCAAGTTCGAACTCATCACCACCGACGGGCAAGCCCGCCGGGGGCGCGTCACGCTCAACCACGGCGTGGTCGAGACGCCCATCTTCATGCCGGTCGGCACCTACGGCTCGGTCAAGGCGATGTCGCCGGCCGAACTCGTTGAAAACAACGCCCAGATCATCCTCGGCAATACCTTCCACCTCTGGCTGCGTCCGGGGCTGGAGACGATTGCCGCGCACGGCGGCCTGCACCGCTTCATGGGCTGGGATCGTCCCATCCTCACGGATTCGGGTGGCTTTCAGGTGTTCAGCCTGGGTGAGTTGCGCAAGATCAGCGAGGAAGGGGTGAAATTCGCCTCGCCGGTGAATGGCGACCGTCTCTTCCTCTCGCCGGAAATCTCGATGCAGATCCAGCACGTGCTCAATTCGGACATCGTCATGCAATTCGACGAATGCACGCCGTATGAGATCGACGGCCGTCCGGCCACCGAGGTCGAAGCGGGCCAGTCGATGCGCATGTCGCTGCGTTGGGCCAAGCGCTCGATCGACGAATTCAACCGGCTCGAGAACCCGAACGCGCTGTTCGGGATCGTTCAGGGCGGCATGTACGAACATTTGCGCGACGAATCGCTAGCCGGGCTGTCCGAGCTCGATTTCCATGGGTATGCGATTGGCGGGCTGTCGGTCGGCGAGCCCAAGGAAGACATGATGCGCGTGCTCGAGCACGTGGCGCCGCGTCTGCCTGCGAACAAGCCGCACTACCTGATGGGCGTGGGCACGCCGGAAGACCTGGTCGCCGGTGTGGCGGCGGGCGTGGACATGTTCGACTGCGTGATGCCCACGCGTAACGCCCGCAACGGCTGGCTCTTCACGCGGTTTGGCGATCTGAAGATCCGCAACGCCTCGCACAAGACCGACACACGTCCGCTGGACGAAACTTGCGGCTGTTACACCTGTCGAAACTTCTCGCGCGCCTATCTGCACCACTTGCAGCGAGCCGGGGAGATTCTGGGCGCGCGGCTCAATACCATTCACAACCTGCATTACTATCTCACGCTGATGCAGGAAATCCGGGATGCCATTGAAGCTCACCGTTTCGACGCGTTCGTTGCCCAGTTCCGGGCCGATCGCGCGCGCGGCGTGCAGTAA
- the yajC gene encoding preprotein translocase subunit YajC: MSFLPLVLMFVVLYFIMIRPQMKRQKETRNMLAALAKGDEVVTSGGLAGRISKVGETFVTVEIAENVEINVQKGAITTLLPKGTIKAL; this comes from the coding sequence ATGAGCTTCCTGCCGCTCGTGCTGATGTTCGTGGTGTTGTACTTCATCATGATTCGTCCGCAAATGAAGCGCCAGAAAGAGACCCGCAACATGCTGGCTGCGCTCGCCAAGGGCGACGAAGTGGTGACGTCGGGCGGCCTGGCCGGTCGTATCTCGAAGGTCGGCGAGACCTTCGTGACCGTTGAGATCGCAGAGAACGTCGAGATCAACGTGCAGAAGGGCGCCATCACGACCCTGCTGCCGAAGGGCACCATCAAGGCGCTCTGA